Proteins found in one Amblyraja radiata isolate CabotCenter1 chromosome 45, sAmbRad1.1.pri, whole genome shotgun sequence genomic segment:
- the LOC116968448 gene encoding late histone H2A.L3-like: protein MSGRGKTSGKARAKAKSRSSWAGLQFPVGRVHRHLRKGNYAQRVGAGAPVYLAAVLEYLTAEILELDGNAARDNKKSRIIPRHLQLAVRNDEELNKLLGGVTIAQGGVLPNIQAVLLPKKTGGASK, encoded by the coding sequence ATGTCTGGACGAGGAAAAACCAGCGGCAAAGCTCGGGCCAAGGCCAAGTCTCGCTCGTCCTGGGCTGGACTGCAGTTCCCGGTCGGTCGTGTTCATAGGCACTTGAGGAAAGGCAACTATGCTCAGCGGGTGGGTGCAGGAGCCCCTGTCTATCTGGCTGCTGTGCTCGAGTATCTGACGGCTGAAATCCTCGAGCTGGACGGCAACGCGGCCCGGGACAACAAGAAGAGCCGCATCATCCCCAGACATCTGCAGCTGGCCGTCCGCAACGACGAGGAGCTCAACAAGCTGCTGGGAGGGGTGACCATCGCTCAGGGCGGTGTGTTGCCCAATATCCAGGCCGTGCTGTTACCCAAGAAAACCGGCGGAGCGAGCAAGTAA